The Papaver somniferum cultivar HN1 chromosome 3, ASM357369v1, whole genome shotgun sequence genome includes a region encoding these proteins:
- the LOC113360517 gene encoding uncharacterized protein LOC113360517: MDLRKDVERAFGILKRKFVIICGPYRGLSAREMHKTMMTYIIMHNMVIQETRRNKNWTNHQDEDLRPEIIPIRGLPARNYAQMTSHIENRTLYNRLREDLRANIWAEFGRDGGRIE; the protein is encoded by the coding sequence ATGGATCTGAGAAAGGATGTGGAACGggcttttggaattttgaagcggAAGTTCGTAATAATTTGTGGGCCTTATCGTGGTCTAAGTGCTCGTGAAATGCATAAGACTATGATGACTTAcatcattatgcataacatggtaATCCAGGAAACTCGTCGTAATAAGAATTGGACTAaccatcaagatgaagacttaagGCCTGAGATTATACCAATAAGAGGATTACCTGCAAGGAACTATGCACAAATGACCAGTCATATTGAGAACAGAACTCTGTATAACAGGTTAAGGGAAGATCTCAGAGCGAATATATGGGCTGAGTTTGGAAGAGATGGAGGACGAATTGAGTAG